CTCAATAACATCACGCACATGGCCTTTGGCTGCGAAACGCTGTGCCCCGGTTGCAAACTGGGATGCGGCATGAGCTCGCTCGAACGCATGCGCGACATTTATACCGACCCCGCCTCGGGCGTGGCCAAACCGGCCGCATTTTTGGTAGAAACCATTCAGGCCGAAGGCGGCGTGCGCATCGCCAGCCAAGAATGGCTGCTCGGGGTGCAGCAATTGGCTCGGGAACTGGGCGCACTGTTCATCGTTGACGATATTCAGGTCGGCTGTGGACGCACTGGCCCATATTTCAGTTTCGAGTCGTTCGGGCTGGACCCAGACATCATCACGCTGGCCAAGGGCATTGGTGGTTTTGGCACGCCGATGGCGATGAATCTCAACAAACCCGAACACGACAAACACTGGGCGCCCGGCGAGCACACCGGCACGTTCCGAGGGCAGGATTTATCGTTTATCGCCGGCACGGTCGCGCTGGGTTATTTTGATGATCCCGCCTTCATGGCGGATACCGAACGCAAGGGCAACATCATTGCCGAAGCGCTGATGGCCATTGCGAAAAAATACCCCGTTTGTGCGGTGCGTGGGCGCGGCATGATGCAGGCCATCGAGTTTCCAAGCGGCGAGCTGTCGAAAGCCATTGCCAGCGCCTGTTTTGAACGCGGCTTGCTGGCCGCCGTGTGCGGTTCACGCGGGCAGGTGATCAAGCTGATCCCGCCGCTGACCATCCCCGATGACGATTTGCACGAAGGTCTGGCCCTGTTCGCACAGGCCGTGGACAGTCAGATGGCCGAAGAACCGGCCAAACAAGAGGAGCTCGCCTCATGAGACAACGCGATGACATGACTTTTCCGATGGGGGAATACACTCGTCGGCTGAACGAATTGCGCACCCGGATGCAGGAACGATTGCTTGATGCCGTCATCATCACCGACCCGGAAAACCTGATGTATCTGACCGATTATCAGACCACGGGCTATTCCTTTTTCCAGGCGCTGGTCGTGCCGCTGGAAGACGAGCCGTTCATGATCACCCGCAACATGGAAGAATCCAATGTGATCGCCCGTACCTGGGTCGAACTGACGCGCCCCTTCCCCGATGGGGGCGACGCGATCCAGATGCTCGTTTCCAGCCTCAAGGAATTCGGCCTGTCGCACAAGACGCTGGGTTACGAGCGCAACAGCTATTTTTTCCCGGCCTACCAACAGGATTCGCTGCGGACCAGCCTGACCGATGCCCGATTGCAGGACTGCTTTGGCATTGTCGAATGCGGTCGGCGCACCAAATCCAGCGTTGAGATCGAGATCATGCGCAAAGCAGCTATCGCGACCGAGGCGGGCATGAAAGCCGGGCTTGATGCTTGCCGCGCCGGGGTCACCGAAAACGAAATCGCCGCGGAAATTTCGGCGGCCATGTTCCGTGCCGGTGGCGAAGCGCCTGCGGTGATGCCCTATGTCACCTCCGGGCCGCGCACCATGATCGGTCATGCCACCTGGGAAGGCCGCGTGGTGCAGCCCGGCGAGCATGTGTTCATGGAAGTCGGCGGCTGTTACCGGCGCTATCACACAGCCATGATGCGCACCGCCGTGCTGGGCGAACCGACCGATTACATGATGCAGGCACAGGAACGAATGAAGCTGGCACTCGAGCAGGTCAAGGCGCTGATCCGCCCCGGCGTGACGGTTTCCGATGCCGACAACCTCGTGCGCAGCATCATGACGGTCGACGACAAGCACGGCAAACTCATTACCCGCTCCGGCTATTCGATTGGCATCGCATTTCCGCCGAGCTGGGACGAGGGCTACATTTTAAGCCTGATGCACGGCGACAAAACCGTCCTGCGCGAGGGCATGACCTTCCACATCATCCCCTGGGCATGGGGCGTGGACGGCGACAAGACATGCGGCATCTCCGATACCATTTACATCACCAAGGATGGGTGCGAATCGTTCTTCACGCTGGATCAGGACTTTGTGATCAAACCGGAGGAAGGCAAGAAAGCGCTGCCACCATCGCCGCCACTTGAAATCATGGTGCCGCAAAACGTCACCCCCATCGCCAGCAAAGAAGGCAAAAACAAGAAGAGCCGCTCTACCGGCAAAAAGGAGCGTGAAGCCGTATGAGTTTTCAAGTAATCAACCCAACCACCGGACAACCGCTGCATTCATTCCCGTTCTTGAACGCCACCGAGCGTGATGCCGCCATATCCGCCTCAGCCGAGGCGTACACACACTGGCGCAAAACCAGCATGGCAACGCGTGCCGACTTGCTGCGCCGCGTCGCTCAAATCATGCGCGAAGAGGTCGAATCGCTGGCCCTGCCCATGGTCGAAGAAATGGGCAAACCACTCCGCGAGGCCCGAGGTGAAGTGCTTAAATCGGCCTGGTGTGCCGAGCATTACGCCAGCCACGCCGAAGGCTATCTGGCGCCCGAGATGGTGCCTTCAGACGCGCTGATCAGCTACGTGCAATACTTGCCGATTGGCCCCGTGCTGGGCATTTTGCCGTGGAATGCACCGTTCTGGCTGGCCTTCCGGTTTGCCGCGCCCGCCTTGATGGCAGGCAACACCTGCCTGATGAAACACGACGGCCATGTGCCTGCCTGCGCCGCTGCCATCGCGGATGTTTTCACGCGTGCCGGTGCGCCCGATGGTGTGTTTCAAAACCTGCCGCTCGATACGCCGGATATCGCCGCCGCCATCAATAATGAACAGGTGCGCGCGGTCTCGTTCACGGGTTCCGACCGGGCCGGTTCCATCGTCGCAGCCACCGCCGCCGCGCAGATCAAACCCGCCGTGCTCGAACTCGGTGGCTCTGATCCTGTGATCGTATTGGCCGATGCCGACCTCGACAAAGCCGCCGACACCATCGTGCTCTCGCGCATCATCAACGCCGGGCAATCCTGCATTGCCGCCAAGCGGATCATCATCGAGCAATCGGTGTACGAATCGTTTCTGGACAAACTCAAAACCCGTTTTGAGCGGTTAAAACTCGGCGATCCGCATCTGGAAACCACTGATGTCGGCCCCATTGCCCGCACCGATTTACGAGATAACCTGCACCGCCAAGTCACCGCATCCATTGAAGCGGGCGCGCGATGTTTGCTGGGCGGCACACTACCCGAAGGCGAGGGTTTCTTTTATCCGGTCACCCTGCTGGCCGATGTGGGCCCGGATATGGTGGTCAGCTGCGAGGAAACCTTCGGCCCGGTTGCCGTCGCCATGGCCGCAAAAGATGCCGATGAGGCTTTGCGCATCGCCAACGACA
This region of Halothiobacillus neapolitanus c2 genomic DNA includes:
- a CDS encoding NAD-dependent succinate-semialdehyde dehydrogenase — translated: MSFQVINPTTGQPLHSFPFLNATERDAAISASAEAYTHWRKTSMATRADLLRRVAQIMREEVESLALPMVEEMGKPLREARGEVLKSAWCAEHYASHAEGYLAPEMVPSDALISYVQYLPIGPVLGILPWNAPFWLAFRFAAPALMAGNTCLMKHDGHVPACAAAIADVFTRAGAPDGVFQNLPLDTPDIAAAINNEQVRAVSFTGSDRAGSIVAATAAAQIKPAVLELGGSDPVIVLADADLDKAADTIVLSRIINAGQSCIAAKRIIIEQSVYESFLDKLKTRFERLKLGDPHLETTDVGPIARTDLRDNLHRQVTASIEAGARCLLGGTLPEGEGFFYPVTLLADVGPDMVVSCEETFGPVAVAMAAKDADEALRIANDTPYGLGAAIWTANTAAAIAMAADIESGQVAINGIVKTDPRLPSGGTKRSGYGRELGAHGIKMFVNAQQVWVGRS
- the doeA gene encoding ectoine hydrolase, giving the protein MRQRDDMTFPMGEYTRRLNELRTRMQERLLDAVIITDPENLMYLTDYQTTGYSFFQALVVPLEDEPFMITRNMEESNVIARTWVELTRPFPDGGDAIQMLVSSLKEFGLSHKTLGYERNSYFFPAYQQDSLRTSLTDARLQDCFGIVECGRRTKSSVEIEIMRKAAIATEAGMKAGLDACRAGVTENEIAAEISAAMFRAGGEAPAVMPYVTSGPRTMIGHATWEGRVVQPGEHVFMEVGGCYRRYHTAMMRTAVLGEPTDYMMQAQERMKLALEQVKALIRPGVTVSDADNLVRSIMTVDDKHGKLITRSGYSIGIAFPPSWDEGYILSLMHGDKTVLREGMTFHIIPWAWGVDGDKTCGISDTIYITKDGCESFFTLDQDFVIKPEEGKKALPPSPPLEIMVPQNVTPIASKEGKNKKSRSTGKKEREAV
- a CDS encoding aspartate aminotransferase family protein, with the translated sequence MQIFEEWESEIRAYCRATPTVFKTASNARQTDESGKTYLDFFAGAGVLNFGHNNPKMKEALIEYIQNDGVAHSLDMYTTAKRAFIKKFVDTILKPRQMDYRLQFVGPTGTNAVEAALKLARRVTGRENVVAFHHAFHGMTLGSLAATSNAHFRNAAGVPLNNITHMAFGCETLCPGCKLGCGMSSLERMRDIYTDPASGVAKPAAFLVETIQAEGGVRIASQEWLLGVQQLARELGALFIVDDIQVGCGRTGPYFSFESFGLDPDIITLAKGIGGFGTPMAMNLNKPEHDKHWAPGEHTGTFRGQDLSFIAGTVALGYFDDPAFMADTERKGNIIAEALMAIAKKYPVCAVRGRGMMQAIEFPSGELSKAIASACFERGLLAAVCGSRGQVIKLIPPLTIPDDDLHEGLALFAQAVDSQMAEEPAKQEELAS